In Archangium violaceum, the following are encoded in one genomic region:
- a CDS encoding FAD-binding protein: protein MSSRVLPRRTVLQGALVTTVTLFNPVSRGWASTPEPGAIGLPPLDGQLLTDAATRTRAAEDFGHIVHRTPWAVLVPGSVQDIVKMVRFARRHGLKVAGARGIGESHSSQGQSQVEAGVVIDMSALSSIHEIDATSAWVDAGLRWKHLLEATLPLGKSPPTLTDYIDLSIGGTLSVGGIGGQTFRWGLQVDNVLEMDVVTGRGELVRCSRFRNRPLFDAVRAGLGQFGIIVRARVRLVDVPPRARMYHAMYQDLRLFLSDQKKLIAEGRFDYVEGFVVSTDSGRAYQLEVVKYFAPGSEPDDARLLAGLSFEPGTLQVTDSSYFDFANRLAPVVEFLQSIGVWEFPHPWLDSFVPEPATASFVEQVLAQTPESEMGQGPILLYPFHLERLTAPFARVPTGRDAFLFSLLRTAIPPTPEHAAALVAKNHAILDQLTCVGGKRYPVGSVQMSAADWREHFQPFWERFKHAKRAFDPDNVLTPGQGIF, encoded by the coding sequence ATGTCGAGCCGCGTCCTGCCGCGCCGAACAGTCCTTCAGGGTGCCCTGGTGACGACCGTCACCCTGTTCAACCCCGTGAGTCGCGGTTGGGCCTCCACACCGGAGCCGGGCGCCATCGGCCTCCCACCATTGGACGGACAACTCCTGACGGACGCGGCGACGCGCACACGGGCCGCGGAGGACTTCGGTCACATCGTCCACCGGACCCCCTGGGCCGTGCTCGTCCCGGGTTCGGTGCAAGACATCGTGAAGATGGTCCGCTTCGCGCGACGGCACGGCCTGAAGGTGGCCGGCGCGCGCGGCATCGGCGAGAGCCACAGCAGCCAGGGCCAGTCGCAAGTGGAGGCCGGCGTGGTCATCGACATGTCCGCGCTCTCCTCCATCCATGAAATCGACGCGACGAGCGCGTGGGTGGACGCGGGCCTGCGGTGGAAACACCTGCTGGAGGCCACGCTGCCCCTGGGCAAGAGCCCTCCGACGCTGACCGACTACATCGACCTGAGCATCGGAGGGACGTTGTCGGTGGGAGGAATTGGCGGGCAGACGTTCCGCTGGGGCCTGCAGGTGGACAACGTCCTGGAGATGGACGTGGTCACCGGCCGTGGGGAGCTCGTGCGGTGCTCCCGCTTCCGCAACCGGCCGCTGTTCGACGCCGTCCGCGCGGGCCTGGGGCAGTTCGGCATCATCGTGCGGGCCCGGGTCCGGCTGGTGGACGTACCGCCGCGGGCGCGCATGTATCACGCGATGTACCAGGACCTCCGCCTCTTCCTGAGCGACCAGAAGAAGCTCATCGCGGAGGGCCGCTTCGACTACGTCGAGGGCTTCGTCGTCTCCACGGACAGCGGCCGGGCCTACCAGCTCGAGGTGGTGAAGTACTTCGCTCCCGGCTCCGAGCCGGACGATGCGCGGCTGCTCGCCGGCCTGTCCTTCGAGCCGGGCACGTTGCAGGTGACGGACAGCAGCTACTTCGACTTCGCCAACCGGCTCGCCCCCGTGGTGGAGTTCCTCCAGAGCATCGGCGTCTGGGAGTTCCCCCACCCGTGGCTGGACAGCTTCGTCCCCGAGCCGGCGACGGCCTCCTTCGTGGAGCAGGTGCTCGCCCAGACACCCGAGTCCGAGATGGGACAGGGGCCCATCCTCCTCTACCCCTTCCACCTGGAGCGGCTCACCGCGCCCTTCGCGCGCGTCCCCACGGGGCGCGATGCCTTCCTCTTCTCCCTGCTGCGCACCGCCATCCCTCCCACCCCGGAGCACGCGGCGGCCCTCGTCGCGAAGAACCACGCCATCCTCGATCAGCTCACCTGCGTGGGGGGCAAGCGCTACCCGGTCGGTTCCGTCCAGATGAGCGCCGCCGACTGGCGCGAGCACTTCCAGCCCTTCTGGGAGCGCTTCAAGCACGCCAAGCGCGCGTTCGATCCGGACAATGTCCTCACTCCGGGTCAGGGCATCTTTTGA